One segment of Curtobacterium sp. MR_MD2014 DNA contains the following:
- a CDS encoding VOC family protein, producing the protein MRTADGGIVDPQGFAHVRLTVTDIRRSKAFYAQLFGTAPGSDFSDEIDDPTIHDDPWRTYGGCSFTFHGQTLGLRPVAPAGDRFDPDRVGLDHLSLRVRSVDDLHRAVERLDAAGIVHGAVTDLEPFGLVVLSLQDPDDINLELAAPRPSDA; encoded by the coding sequence GTGAGGACGGCCGACGGCGGCATCGTCGATCCGCAGGGGTTCGCGCACGTCCGGTTGACCGTGACGGACATCCGACGAAGCAAGGCGTTCTACGCACAGCTGTTCGGCACGGCCCCCGGGAGCGACTTCAGCGACGAGATCGACGACCCCACGATCCACGACGACCCCTGGCGGACGTACGGCGGGTGCTCCTTCACGTTCCACGGGCAGACGCTCGGGCTCCGACCGGTCGCTCCCGCGGGGGACCGCTTCGACCCCGATCGGGTGGGCCTCGACCACCTCAGCCTCCGGGTCCGGTCCGTGGACGACCTCCACCGCGCCGTCGAACGGCTCGACGCGGCGGGCATCGTGCACGGTGCGGTCACGGACCTCGAACCGTTCGGGCTCGTCGTCCTGTCGCTGCAGGACCCGGACGACATCAACCTCGAGCTCGCGGCGCCGCGACCGTCGGACGCCTGA
- a CDS encoding DUF429 domain-containing protein has translation MTAYLGVDLAWGLGSDRKPANETGLVAMADDGTITDAGWARGVDAVTDWIAAHLGRRTLVAVDASLVVTNPSGIREAERQVGQRYGRWKVAANPTNLASAASAGARLLDRLTDLGIGYVSDTAAMRERTEPAAFECYPYTTLVGVEELGYDDERPRYKRLDLKLPAAVARQRRAEAFDDLVHRLRTTPLDPPLLLDSHPLTAGLADPSVLHGPTHKHREDLLDGALCAWTAAFWERHGDERVQVLGGDPGLPSDPPDEAGRKPVVVAPARGSQRRPRG, from the coding sequence GTGACGGCGTACCTCGGGGTGGACCTGGCGTGGGGCCTCGGCAGCGACCGGAAGCCCGCGAACGAGACCGGTCTCGTCGCGATGGCCGACGACGGCACGATCACGGACGCCGGGTGGGCCCGCGGGGTCGACGCCGTGACGGACTGGATCGCGGCGCACCTCGGGCGACGGACCCTGGTCGCTGTCGACGCCTCGCTCGTGGTGACGAACCCGAGCGGCATCCGCGAGGCCGAGCGGCAGGTCGGGCAACGCTACGGCCGGTGGAAGGTCGCGGCGAACCCGACGAACCTCGCCTCGGCGGCGAGCGCCGGGGCACGGCTGCTCGACCGGCTGACGGACCTCGGGATCGGCTACGTCAGCGACACCGCGGCGATGCGGGAGCGCACCGAGCCGGCGGCGTTCGAGTGCTACCCGTACACGACCCTCGTGGGGGTCGAGGAGCTCGGCTACGACGACGAGCGTCCGCGCTACAAGCGCCTCGACCTGAAGCTCCCGGCCGCCGTCGCCCGACAGCGGCGCGCGGAGGCGTTCGACGACCTGGTGCACCGGCTGCGCACGACCCCGCTCGACCCGCCGCTGCTGCTGGACTCCCATCCCCTGACGGCCGGGCTCGCCGACCCGTCGGTGCTGCACGGGCCGACGCACAAGCACCGGGAGGACCTGCTCGACGGAGCCCTGTGCGCCTGGACCGCCGCGTTCTGGGAGCGGCACGGCGACGAACGGGTGCAGGTGCTGGGAGGTGACCCGGGCCTCCCGTCCGACCCACCGGACGAGGCGGGCCGCAAGCCCGTCGTGGTGGCACCCGCGCGTGGGTCGCAGCGGCGGCCGCGCGGCTAG
- a CDS encoding proline dehydrogenase family protein: MTDLQARDAEAAPTPHDDLADQSVALVRQWLAEAETYPVDGSAKQLAGVLADPAGLDFAVGFVDGVVRPEDLGVAARKLRQIAPGAPGFLPAALRGLVRLGGGMAPVLPGVVVPIARRVLREMVGHLIVDATDAKLGPAIAKIKRDGVRLNVNLLGEAVLGEKEASRRLQGTQRLLARDDVDYVSIKVSSTVHPHSPWAFDHAVEDIIAKLRPLFRRAVQSSPRKFINLDMEEYKDLDLTIAVFTKLLDEPEFTDLEAGIVLQAYLPDALAAMQHLQEWSAARRARGGADIKVRLVKGANLPMEQVEASVHGWPLATWHTKQDSDSNYKRVLDWALTPERIANVRVGVAGHNLFDVAHAWLLAGERGVRDGIEFEMLLGMAQGQAEAVRRTVGSLLLYTPVVHPGEFDVAIAYLIRRLEEGASQENFMSAVFSLASSPALFAREEARFRDSLAPLSQPGGLDAPAPHRVGDRYAAVERPRPGHFENTPDSDPSVATVREWGAAITSRVATSTLGERAVQEARLTSAEQLETVLGRVRAAGTEWGSWSGAARGAVLHAVGDALEANRAALVEVMAAEAGKTIDQADVEVSEAIDFAHFYGELAAQLDDVDGASFSPAALTLVTPPWNFPVAIPAGSTLAALAAGSAVVLKPAPPAERCGAVLATVIETALDAHGVPADVLAFVQVAEDDLGKQLVAAPQVDRVILTGAYETAELFRSFRPDLPLLAETSGKNAIIVTPSADLDLAVKDVVASAFGHAGQKCSAASLVVLVGSVASSRRFRSQLLDAVSSLTVGYPTDPTTQIGPIIEPAAGKLLEGLTTLGSGESWAVAPKRLDDTGKLWSPGVRDGVRRGSAFHRTEYFGPILGIMTAKTLDEAIDIVNEVDYGLTSGLHSLDASEIGTWLDRIEAGNLYVNRGITGAIVRRQPFGGWKKSAVGAGTKAGGLNYLLGLGSWSPAPASAGGATSAPVRSFLRAAGVTSESLERAAASDEQAWSSLFGAAVDVSALSAERNIARYLPYPGVHVRLASAEEPAVADLVRVVAAAVRAGTTIDVSSVAALPSVVASAVRALPNVRSVAEGQSDEAFAKRIERGESTRVRLVGGDTAALTTAIGGRPDVAVYEEPVTEAGRIELLPFLREQAVSITAHRFGTPNHLTDALI; this comes from the coding sequence ATGACCGACCTCCAGGCACGCGACGCCGAAGCCGCACCGACCCCGCACGACGACCTGGCGGACCAGTCCGTCGCCCTCGTCCGCCAGTGGTTGGCCGAGGCCGAGACCTACCCGGTCGACGGCTCGGCGAAGCAGCTCGCAGGCGTCCTCGCCGACCCGGCCGGGCTCGACTTCGCGGTCGGGTTCGTCGACGGCGTCGTCCGGCCCGAGGACCTCGGGGTGGCCGCCCGGAAGCTCCGGCAGATCGCGCCCGGTGCGCCGGGGTTCCTGCCCGCCGCGCTCCGCGGGCTCGTCCGGCTCGGCGGTGGCATGGCCCCGGTGCTGCCCGGTGTCGTCGTCCCGATCGCGCGGCGGGTGCTCCGCGAGATGGTCGGACACCTCATCGTCGACGCGACCGACGCCAAGCTGGGGCCGGCGATCGCGAAGATCAAGCGCGACGGCGTCCGACTGAACGTGAACCTGCTCGGCGAGGCGGTGCTCGGTGAGAAGGAGGCCTCGCGCCGGCTCCAGGGCACGCAGCGGCTCCTCGCCCGTGACGACGTCGACTACGTCTCGATCAAGGTCTCGTCGACCGTGCACCCGCACTCGCCGTGGGCGTTCGACCACGCCGTCGAGGACATCATCGCGAAGCTCCGCCCGCTCTTCCGTCGCGCCGTGCAGAGCTCGCCGCGCAAGTTCATCAACCTCGACATGGAGGAGTACAAGGACCTCGACCTGACGATCGCGGTCTTCACGAAGCTCCTCGACGAGCCGGAGTTCACCGACCTCGAAGCCGGCATCGTGCTCCAGGCGTACCTGCCGGACGCGCTCGCCGCGATGCAGCACCTGCAGGAGTGGTCGGCCGCTCGTCGTGCCCGCGGCGGTGCCGACATCAAGGTCCGCCTCGTCAAGGGCGCGAACCTGCCGATGGAGCAGGTCGAGGCCTCGGTGCACGGGTGGCCGCTCGCCACCTGGCACACGAAGCAGGACTCGGACAGCAACTACAAGCGCGTGCTCGACTGGGCCCTCACGCCCGAGCGCATCGCGAACGTGCGCGTCGGCGTCGCCGGGCACAACCTGTTCGACGTCGCGCACGCCTGGCTGCTCGCCGGGGAGCGCGGCGTCCGTGACGGCATCGAGTTCGAGATGCTGCTCGGCATGGCGCAGGGGCAGGCCGAGGCGGTCCGTCGCACGGTCGGCTCGCTGCTGCTCTACACGCCGGTCGTCCACCCGGGCGAGTTCGACGTGGCGATCGCCTACCTGATCCGACGGCTCGAGGAAGGCGCGTCGCAGGAGAACTTCATGTCGGCAGTCTTCTCGCTGGCGTCGTCGCCCGCGCTCTTCGCCCGCGAGGAAGCACGGTTCCGCGACTCCCTGGCCCCGCTCTCGCAGCCCGGCGGCCTGGACGCCCCGGCGCCGCACCGCGTCGGCGACCGGTACGCGGCGGTCGAGCGGCCCCGCCCCGGTCACTTCGAGAACACGCCGGACAGCGACCCGTCGGTCGCGACGGTCCGCGAGTGGGGTGCGGCGATCACGTCGCGCGTCGCCACGTCGACGCTCGGGGAACGCGCCGTCCAGGAGGCCCGGCTCACCTCCGCCGAGCAGCTCGAGACCGTCCTGGGTCGCGTCCGCGCCGCCGGGACCGAGTGGGGCTCGTGGTCCGGTGCTGCGCGCGGCGCGGTGCTCCACGCCGTCGGCGACGCGCTGGAGGCGAACCGCGCCGCCCTCGTCGAGGTCATGGCGGCCGAGGCCGGCAAGACGATCGACCAGGCCGACGTCGAGGTGTCCGAGGCGATCGACTTCGCGCACTTCTACGGCGAGCTCGCCGCGCAGCTCGACGACGTCGACGGCGCGTCCTTCTCGCCGGCCGCGCTGACGCTGGTCACGCCGCCGTGGAACTTTCCCGTCGCGATCCCGGCCGGCTCGACCCTGGCGGCCCTCGCTGCCGGGTCGGCCGTCGTGCTGAAGCCCGCGCCCCCGGCCGAGCGCTGCGGTGCCGTGCTGGCGACGGTCATCGAGACCGCGCTCGACGCCCACGGCGTCCCGGCCGACGTGCTCGCCTTCGTCCAGGTGGCCGAGGACGACCTCGGCAAGCAGCTCGTCGCCGCTCCCCAGGTCGACCGGGTGATCCTCACCGGCGCGTACGAGACGGCCGAGCTGTTCCGGTCGTTCCGTCCCGACCTGCCGCTGCTCGCGGAGACGTCGGGCAAGAACGCGATCATCGTCACCCCGTCCGCCGACCTCGACCTCGCGGTCAAGGACGTCGTCGCCTCCGCCTTCGGGCACGCCGGGCAGAAGTGCTCCGCCGCCTCGCTCGTCGTGCTCGTCGGGTCCGTCGCGTCGTCGCGCCGCTTCCGCTCGCAGCTCCTCGACGCCGTGTCCTCGCTCACCGTCGGGTACCCGACCGACCCGACGACGCAGATTGGGCCGATCATCGAGCCCGCCGCCGGCAAGCTGCTCGAGGGCCTGACGACGCTCGGCTCGGGGGAGTCGTGGGCGGTCGCACCGAAGCGCCTCGACGACACCGGCAAGCTGTGGAGCCCCGGTGTCCGCGACGGCGTCCGGCGTGGTTCGGCGTTCCACCGCACCGAGTACTTCGGCCCGATCCTCGGCATCATGACCGCGAAGACCCTCGACGAGGCGATCGACATCGTGAACGAGGTCGACTACGGCCTGACCTCGGGACTGCACTCGCTCGACGCGTCCGAGATCGGCACGTGGCTCGACCGGATCGAGGCGGGCAACCTCTACGTCAACCGCGGGATCACCGGTGCCATCGTGCGGCGGCAGCCCTTCGGCGGGTGGAAGAAGTCCGCCGTCGGAGCCGGCACCAAGGCGGGCGGGCTGAACTACCTGCTCGGGCTCGGTTCGTGGTCGCCGGCACCGGCGTCGGCCGGTGGGGCGACGTCCGCCCCCGTGCGCTCGTTCCTCCGCGCAGCCGGGGTCACGTCGGAGTCGCTCGAGCGGGCCGCCGCGTCCGACGAGCAGGCCTGGTCGTCGCTCTTCGGTGCAGCGGTCGACGTCTCGGCGCTCTCGGCCGAGCGGAACATCGCGCGGTACCTGCCGTACCCCGGAGTCCATGTCCGCCTGGCGTCGGCGGAGGAGCCCGCGGTCGCCGACCTCGTCCGTGTCGTGGCCGCGGCGGTCCGCGCCGGGACGACGATCGACGTCTCGTCGGTGGCCGCGCTGCCGTCGGTCGTCGCATCGGCCGTCCGCGCCCTCCCGAACGTCCGGTCCGTCGCCGAGGGGCAGTCCGACGAGGCCTTCGCGAAGCGCATCGAGCGTGGCGAGTCCACCCGCGTGCGGCTCGTCGGCGGCGACACCGCGGCGCTGACGACCGCGATCGGTGGCCGTCCGGACGTCGCCGTGTACGAGGAGCCCGTGACCGAGGCCGGGCGGATCGAGCTGCTCCCGTTCCTCCGCGAGCAGGCGGTGTCGATCACGGCGCACCGCTTCGGCACGCCGAACCACCTCACCGACGCGCTGATCTGA
- a CDS encoding ATP-dependent DNA ligase, translating to MEIAPMLAKAVATVPDPDSVRGGLRYEPKWDGFRGIVTVDGDDVTIGSRGAKPLTRYFPELVEAFRAQFGGRDHPVVLDGEVVLRSGEPGSEHLDWEALSQRIHPAESRIRTLSVETPAQFVAFDLLAVDGTELLDLPFDERRERLEALADGMTDPLFVTRTTLDVDLAREWLTTFEGAGLDGVVAKPRAKAYEPNKRTMLKVKHHRTADVVAIGYRVHKSGSGVGSLLVGLYDADGDLRQVGGVSAFTDRRRQQLVEELEPVVLRDADGRPVTGDGERSRFSSGRDTSFVRLAPERVLEVRYDQMEGDRFRHTVQFERWRPDRDARSCGFEQLDVPSAYDLRDVLS from the coding sequence ATGGAGATCGCACCGATGCTCGCCAAGGCCGTCGCCACCGTGCCCGACCCCGACAGCGTCCGCGGCGGGCTGCGGTACGAGCCGAAGTGGGACGGCTTCCGGGGGATCGTGACGGTCGACGGCGACGACGTCACCATCGGCAGCCGCGGGGCGAAGCCGCTCACCCGGTACTTCCCGGAGCTGGTGGAGGCCTTCCGCGCGCAGTTCGGCGGACGCGACCACCCCGTCGTGCTCGACGGCGAGGTGGTCCTGCGGAGCGGCGAGCCGGGGAGTGAGCACCTGGACTGGGAGGCCCTCTCCCAGCGGATCCACCCGGCGGAGTCGCGCATCCGCACGCTGAGCGTCGAGACCCCCGCGCAGTTCGTCGCGTTCGACCTGCTCGCCGTCGACGGGACGGAGCTGCTGGACCTGCCGTTCGACGAGCGGCGCGAGCGGCTGGAGGCACTCGCCGACGGCATGACCGACCCGCTGTTCGTCACCCGCACCACGCTCGACGTCGACCTCGCCCGCGAGTGGCTGACCACGTTCGAGGGCGCCGGCCTGGACGGCGTCGTGGCCAAGCCCCGGGCGAAGGCGTACGAGCCGAACAAGCGCACCATGCTCAAGGTGAAGCACCACCGGACCGCCGACGTCGTCGCGATCGGGTACCGCGTGCACAAGAGCGGCAGCGGCGTCGGCTCGCTGCTCGTCGGGCTGTACGACGCGGACGGTGACCTCCGCCAGGTCGGCGGCGTCTCCGCCTTCACCGACCGCCGGCGGCAGCAGCTGGTGGAGGAGCTCGAGCCCGTCGTGCTTCGCGATGCGGACGGGAGGCCCGTCACCGGTGACGGGGAACGGTCGCGGTTCTCGTCGGGTCGCGACACCTCGTTCGTCCGGCTCGCGCCGGAACGCGTGCTCGAGGTGCGGTACGACCAGATGGAGGGCGACCGGTTCCGGCACACGGTGCAGTTCGAGCGGTGGCGGCCCGACCGCGACGCCCGGTCGTGCGGGTTCGAGCAGCTCGATGTCCCATCTGCGTACGACCTGCGCGACGTGTTGTCCTAG
- a CDS encoding LysR family transcriptional regulator, whose amino-acid sequence MLDVRRLVLLRELSIRGTVAAVAEALNFTPSAVSQQLAVLEREAGVPLLRKVGRRLQLTPQAEVLVQAAGRVLDVLDQAQAQVESSLPTVQGRVRVAVFQSAALALMPNALHEMAVAHPDVRIEMVQREPETALHETWAREFDMVIAEQYPAHTAPHLSGLHRSDLTTDEVRLALPPVDTALAPVSSIEDAEAMPWVMEPRGTASRHFAEQVCRRWGFEPDVRYETADLQTQIRLVESGNAVSLMPDLMWTGRTTTCRLVDLPDRPRRTIFTVVRAAGSSSPAVRALRDALERAAASVHR is encoded by the coding sequence ATGCTCGATGTCCGTCGTCTCGTCCTCCTCCGGGAGCTCTCGATCCGGGGCACCGTGGCAGCCGTCGCGGAGGCCCTCAACTTCACGCCGTCCGCGGTGTCGCAACAGCTCGCCGTGCTCGAGCGTGAGGCCGGCGTGCCCCTGCTCCGCAAGGTCGGCCGTCGCCTGCAGCTCACCCCGCAGGCCGAGGTGCTCGTGCAGGCCGCCGGGCGCGTGCTCGACGTGCTCGACCAGGCGCAGGCGCAGGTGGAGTCGTCGCTCCCCACGGTGCAGGGACGGGTCCGCGTGGCGGTGTTCCAGTCGGCCGCCCTCGCCCTCATGCCGAACGCGCTGCACGAGATGGCCGTCGCGCACCCGGACGTGCGCATCGAGATGGTCCAGCGCGAGCCCGAGACGGCACTGCACGAGACGTGGGCCCGCGAGTTCGACATGGTGATCGCCGAGCAGTACCCGGCACACACCGCGCCGCACCTGTCCGGGCTGCACCGGTCGGACCTGACGACGGACGAGGTGCGCCTCGCGCTGCCGCCGGTCGACACGGCCCTGGCGCCGGTGTCGTCCATCGAGGACGCCGAGGCGATGCCGTGGGTGATGGAGCCCCGCGGAACGGCGTCGCGGCACTTCGCCGAGCAGGTCTGCCGCCGGTGGGGCTTCGAGCCCGACGTGCGGTACGAGACCGCCGACCTGCAGACCCAGATCCGCCTGGTCGAGTCCGGGAACGCCGTCAGCCTCATGCCCGACCTGATGTGGACGGGTCGGACCACCACGTGCCGGCTCGTCGACCTGCCCGATCGTCCGCGACGGACGATCTTCACCGTGGTCCGCGCCGCAGGGTCGTCCTCCCCGGCTGTCCGTGCGCTCCGCGACGCCCTCGAACGCGCGGCGGCGTCCGTGCACCGCTGA
- a CDS encoding glycosyltransferase, whose protein sequence is MSTTSEPLRIGLVSLHTSPGDEPGSGEVGGMNVVVRHQAEALADRGHQVEIITRRSAPTQPDSVSLVPGVCLRFLSAGPAEPVPKGEHDAFIEPFRAGLEELGPYDVLHSHHWFSGVAALPVARERGIPHVQSFHSIAAESDTPLSEGERPESAGRPAGERMLARDSDAVVVVSSAEASTVRTRLGGDESRTWIVPPGVDGSVFRPAGAGARRAETPYVVAAARVQPLKGLDLAIEAVAGIGQEVRPTLVIAGDASSEAGDYVDELRRLAAAHGIADRVTFVGPQSRADLAFLFRGAAAVLVPSHSETYGLVALEGSASGVPVVAAAAGGLREAVVDGETGVVLESRDPGDWAAEIERILTDRTYAAGLAAAGREHAERLSWERSAAGLEDVYRRVLGRS, encoded by the coding sequence GTGAGCACCACGAGCGAACCCCTGCGCATCGGGCTGGTGTCGCTGCACACCTCCCCCGGCGACGAGCCCGGCTCCGGCGAGGTCGGCGGCATGAACGTCGTGGTCCGACACCAGGCCGAGGCCCTGGCCGACCGCGGCCACCAGGTGGAGATCATCACGCGGCGGTCGGCGCCCACGCAGCCGGACAGCGTCTCGCTCGTGCCGGGCGTGTGCCTGCGGTTCCTGTCCGCCGGGCCAGCGGAGCCGGTGCCGAAGGGCGAGCACGACGCGTTCATCGAGCCGTTCCGGGCGGGCCTCGAGGAACTCGGCCCCTACGACGTGCTGCACTCGCACCACTGGTTCTCCGGCGTCGCCGCCCTGCCCGTCGCCCGCGAGCGGGGCATCCCGCACGTGCAGTCCTTCCACTCCATCGCGGCCGAGTCGGACACTCCCCTGTCCGAGGGCGAGCGTCCCGAGTCCGCTGGCCGTCCCGCGGGTGAGCGGATGCTGGCGCGCGACTCCGACGCCGTCGTCGTCGTGTCCTCCGCCGAGGCGTCGACCGTCCGCACGCGTCTCGGCGGCGACGAGTCGCGCACGTGGATCGTCCCGCCGGGCGTCGACGGGTCCGTCTTCCGCCCCGCCGGCGCCGGCGCGCGCCGCGCGGAGACACCGTACGTCGTCGCGGCGGCACGCGTGCAGCCGCTGAAGGGGCTCGACCTGGCGATCGAGGCGGTCGCGGGCATCGGCCAGGAGGTCCGCCCCACCCTCGTCATCGCGGGCGACGCCTCGAGCGAGGCAGGCGACTACGTGGACGAACTGCGTCGGCTCGCCGCCGCGCACGGCATCGCCGACCGCGTGACCTTCGTCGGTCCGCAGTCGCGTGCCGACCTGGCGTTCCTGTTCCGTGGCGCAGCGGCCGTGCTCGTACCGTCGCACTCGGAGACCTACGGACTCGTGGCGCTCGAGGGCTCCGCCTCCGGGGTACCCGTCGTCGCGGCGGCTGCCGGTGGGCTGCGGGAGGCCGTGGTCGACGGGGAGACCGGGGTCGTGCTCGAGTCCCGGGACCCGGGCGACTGGGCTGCGGAGATCGAACGGATCCTGACCGATCGGACGTACGCGGCCGGGCTCGCCGCGGCGGGTCGGGAGCACGCCGAACGCCTGAGCTGGGAGCGCTCGGCGGCCGGACTCGAGGACGTGTACCGGCGGGTGCTCGGACGCTCGTGA
- a CDS encoding MBL fold metallo-hydrolase: MTTVPPPAAPAPEPISPVQAAALRDGVLPPVEQVRPGVWTLAVPFRGGVPDATLSYVVEGTDGTLAVIDPGWAEDDELAVLRAGLAAIGRSVDQVGLVVVTHLHADHLGAAAALRRASGARIAMHRLEVEALRREREDAAANDADIAGWGLPAELVAGVVAAWGSGRRIGLGRAVEPFADLLVADGDVLPIPGREVRALWTPGHTAGHLCLVDEGDGLLFTGDHVLPRINSGIGLGGRTTTNPLGDLLSSLARLDGYGDLEVCPGHEYRFRDVVTRARTLARHRAERSHHVAAALDTLTSPTLFEVASRVPFSGGIDSMTGFLLASALTQTAFHADLLGRADEIRRD; encoded by the coding sequence GTGACGACCGTGCCCCCGCCGGCAGCGCCGGCACCGGAACCGATCAGCCCCGTGCAGGCCGCCGCGCTCCGCGACGGCGTCCTGCCGCCCGTCGAGCAGGTGCGCCCCGGCGTCTGGACCCTCGCGGTGCCGTTCCGCGGGGGCGTGCCGGACGCGACCCTGTCCTACGTGGTGGAGGGGACCGACGGGACCCTCGCCGTGATCGACCCCGGCTGGGCGGAGGACGACGAGCTCGCAGTGCTCCGCGCCGGTCTCGCAGCGATCGGGCGCTCGGTCGACCAGGTCGGACTCGTCGTCGTGACGCACCTGCACGCCGACCACCTCGGTGCTGCCGCCGCGCTCCGGCGTGCGAGCGGGGCCCGGATCGCGATGCACCGGCTCGAGGTCGAGGCCCTGCGGCGGGAGCGCGAGGACGCCGCCGCGAACGACGCCGACATCGCCGGGTGGGGGCTGCCCGCGGAGCTGGTCGCCGGCGTGGTCGCCGCGTGGGGGAGCGGACGACGGATCGGCCTCGGTCGCGCCGTCGAGCCCTTCGCGGACCTGCTCGTGGCGGACGGCGACGTGCTGCCGATCCCCGGTCGCGAGGTCCGGGCGCTGTGGACACCGGGGCACACCGCCGGGCACCTGTGCCTCGTCGACGAGGGCGACGGGCTGCTCTTCACCGGCGACCACGTGCTGCCGCGCATCAACTCCGGGATCGGACTCGGCGGCCGGACGACCACGAACCCGCTCGGCGACCTCCTGTCCTCCCTCGCACGGCTCGACGGGTACGGCGACCTCGAGGTCTGTCCGGGGCACGAGTACCGCTTCCGCGACGTCGTCACGCGTGCCCGGACGCTCGCCCGGCACCGAGCGGAGCGTTCGCACCACGTCGCCGCGGCGCTCGACACCCTGACGTCCCCGACCCTGTTCGAGGTCGCCTCGCGCGTGCCGTTCAGCGGGGGGATCGACTCGATGACGGGGTTCCTGCTCGCGAGCGCGCTGACGCAGACGGCCTTCCACGCGGACCTGCTCGGCCGGGCGGACGAGATCCGGCGAGACTGA
- the ligD gene encoding non-homologous end-joining DNA ligase: MASEATTLTVPGPDGDREVRISSPSRVLFPEVGITKLDLAEYLVAVGEPFVRANGDRPISLQRFGSGIDGDSFFSKNPPKGAPEYVRDVVVTYPSGRSHPQLVVDEPAVAVWAAQMNTVVFHPWASRAEDSDHPDQLRIDLDPQPGTDFHDTVPVAHELRKVLDEVGLTAWIKTSGNRGLHVFAPIRPEHDFLDVRHAVIAAARELERRMPDRVTTAWWKEERGQRVFVDFNQANRDRTMAGAYSPRALAHASVSTPITWDEVDSVDPTTLTVITVPERLRTLGDPWESMHAEPGDIAPLLGWWERDLASGLGELPFPPDFPKMPGEPPRVQPSRAKKA, encoded by the coding sequence ATGGCGAGCGAGGCGACGACGCTGACGGTCCCGGGTCCGGACGGCGACCGGGAGGTGCGGATCAGCAGCCCGTCCCGCGTGCTCTTCCCCGAGGTCGGGATCACGAAGCTCGACCTCGCCGAGTACCTGGTCGCCGTCGGGGAGCCCTTCGTCCGGGCCAACGGGGACCGGCCGATCTCGCTGCAGCGGTTCGGGTCGGGCATCGACGGGGACTCGTTCTTCTCGAAGAACCCGCCGAAGGGTGCTCCCGAGTACGTGCGCGACGTCGTCGTCACCTACCCGAGCGGCCGGTCACACCCGCAGCTCGTGGTCGACGAGCCGGCGGTCGCGGTGTGGGCAGCGCAGATGAACACCGTCGTGTTCCACCCGTGGGCGAGCCGCGCCGAGGACTCCGACCACCCCGACCAGCTGCGCATCGACCTCGACCCGCAGCCGGGCACCGACTTCCACGACACCGTGCCGGTCGCGCACGAGCTCCGGAAGGTGCTCGACGAGGTCGGGCTCACGGCGTGGATCAAGACCAGCGGCAACCGCGGCCTGCACGTGTTCGCACCGATCCGGCCCGAGCACGACTTCCTCGACGTCCGTCACGCGGTGATCGCGGCGGCGCGGGAGCTCGAGCGGCGGATGCCCGACCGTGTGACGACGGCGTGGTGGAAGGAGGAACGCGGGCAGCGCGTCTTCGTCGACTTCAACCAGGCGAACCGCGACCGCACGATGGCCGGCGCCTACAGCCCGCGAGCCCTGGCACACGCGAGCGTCTCGACGCCGATCACCTGGGACGAGGTCGACAGTGTGGACCCGACGACCCTGACGGTGATCACCGTCCCGGAACGGCTGCGGACCCTCGGCGATCCGTGGGAGTCGATGCACGCGGAGCCGGGCGACATCGCTCCGTTGCTCGGGTGGTGGGAACGGGACCTGGCGTCCGGGCTCGGCGAGCTGCCGTTCCCGCCCGACTTCCCGAAGATGCCGGGGGAGCCGCCGCGCGTGCAGCCGTCCCGGGCCAAGAAGGCCTGA
- a CDS encoding FMN-dependent NADH-azoreductase, which yields MPTLLHIDSSADLAHSRSRALTAAFADAWRARGPEYTVVRRDLHVDQLPHLETSALHWAASDRTAEESVAPEAEALRQEVIDELLAADAVVVGAPLYNYTVPSTLKAWIDRVHVPGVLAGDVQPLAGRPVVTVVSRGATYDAGSPTETWDHGSPVLHLILGTALGMKLYPVTVSATLADRIPDLAPLAEHASAEFADARTTLERLAATVV from the coding sequence ATGCCCACGCTGCTGCACATCGACTCCTCCGCCGACCTCGCCCACTCGCGTTCGCGCGCCCTGACCGCCGCGTTCGCGGACGCCTGGCGCGCCCGCGGCCCGGAGTACACGGTGGTGCGCCGGGACCTGCACGTCGACCAGCTCCCGCACCTCGAGACCTCGGCACTGCACTGGGCAGCGTCCGACCGCACCGCCGAGGAGTCCGTCGCGCCCGAGGCCGAGGCACTCCGCCAGGAGGTCATCGACGAGCTCCTCGCCGCGGACGCCGTCGTCGTCGGGGCGCCGCTGTACAACTACACGGTGCCGTCGACCCTCAAGGCCTGGATCGACCGGGTCCACGTGCCCGGGGTCCTCGCCGGGGACGTCCAGCCGCTCGCCGGTCGGCCGGTCGTGACGGTCGTCAGCCGCGGCGCCACCTACGACGCCGGCTCCCCGACCGAGACCTGGGACCACGGCTCGCCCGTGCTGCACCTGATCCTCGGGACGGCGCTCGGCATGAAGCTGTACCCGGTGACCGTCAGCGCCACCCTCGCGGACCGGATCCCGGACCTCGCACCGCTCGCCGAGCACGCGTCGGCCGAGTTCGCCGACGCCCGGACCACGCTCGAACGACTCGCCGCGACGGTCGTCTGA